One segment of Candidatus Nitrospira nitrificans DNA contains the following:
- a CDS encoding universal stress protein codes for MTVPAGGLSILFATDGSQGSARAEAYACALARSWGASLTVMSVLEFPPGMNPDYAVNRLYLDELMQETTTRLVDVTARARSLGLSVRSRIATGIPSKEVIAVAGAEEADLIVVGTRGKTGLEHVLLGSTAERIIRTAPCAVLTVPAAKERAEDNLKVSVTRMLVPVDFSECSLGALEYGALIAQRANLSMTLLHVLEPVSYGLDFTLPHMAQRESSKTAITKRLSDLVSALTSLGLASDCRMAGGLPVDSILDAARAQSVDMIVMGTHGRRGLSHALFGSVAESVLRRSSCPVLTVRSPKFPPDHRRVFSGLSMPTNV; via the coding sequence GTGACTGTGCCTGCAGGGGGATTGAGCATTCTCTTTGCCACCGACGGGTCACAGGGATCGGCGCGGGCAGAGGCCTATGCCTGTGCGCTCGCCCGATCGTGGGGGGCCTCGCTGACCGTGATGAGCGTGCTGGAGTTTCCGCCGGGGATGAACCCGGACTATGCGGTGAATCGATTGTACCTCGATGAATTGATGCAGGAAACAACGACCAGACTGGTGGATGTCACAGCACGGGCGCGTAGCCTCGGGCTATCAGTCCGGTCGCGCATCGCAACCGGAATCCCGAGTAAAGAAGTCATAGCCGTCGCAGGGGCTGAAGAAGCGGATCTGATCGTGGTTGGAACGAGAGGCAAGACCGGTCTTGAGCACGTTTTGCTGGGAAGCACCGCTGAGCGAATCATTCGGACGGCGCCCTGCGCCGTGTTGACGGTCCCGGCGGCGAAAGAGCGGGCAGAGGACAATCTGAAAGTCTCGGTCACGAGAATGCTCGTGCCCGTCGATTTCTCAGAGTGCTCTCTTGGCGCGCTGGAATATGGAGCGTTGATCGCGCAACGGGCGAACCTCTCCATGACGCTTCTTCACGTACTCGAACCGGTGTCGTACGGGTTGGACTTTACGCTGCCCCATATGGCCCAGCGGGAATCGAGCAAGACAGCCATCACGAAACGGTTATCGGATCTCGTCTCCGCGCTCACGTCCCTCGGTCTTGCGTCCGACTGCCGGATGGCGGGGGGGCTGCCGGTCGATTCCATCCTTGATGCGGCTCGAGCTCAATCGGTTGACATGATTGTGATGGGGACGCATGGCCGCCGGGGGTTGTCTCATGCGTTGTTCGGCAGTGTCGCGGAGTCCGTCCTGCGGAGATCCTCGTGCCCTGTTCTCACCGTGCGGAGCCCGAAGTTCCCGCCAGACCATCGTCGTGTCTTCTCGGGACTATCAATGCCGACCAATGTTTAA
- a CDS encoding universal stress protein: MEYERDLFKAILVPVDFSPCSDEAFRVACQVARLCGARLLVLHVIDTSALAAFNRLGLLAVPSDAAPQRRRLRHHARLNVRQLLESKVALDVKITRLIVEGAPFVEIAKVARTGDIDLVVIGSYGGRSGSVDKIFFGSTAEKVVRTAGCPVLTVPLPTSAPRQKSTR, from the coding sequence ATGGAATATGAGAGAGATCTCTTCAAGGCCATTCTGGTTCCTGTGGACTTCTCCCCCTGTTCAGACGAAGCATTCAGGGTTGCCTGTCAGGTCGCGCGGCTGTGTGGGGCGAGACTGCTTGTTCTGCACGTGATCGACACCAGCGCGCTTGCCGCATTCAATCGATTGGGTTTGCTGGCTGTTCCGTCCGATGCCGCGCCACAGCGCCGCCGTTTACGCCATCATGCGCGTCTAAACGTGAGGCAGTTGTTGGAGTCGAAAGTAGCCCTGGATGTGAAGATCACACGCCTGATCGTGGAGGGAGCGCCCTTTGTCGAGATCGCCAAAGTTGCGCGCACGGGGGATATCGATCTGGTCGTGATCGGAAGTTACGGCGGCCGGTCCGGCAGCGTGGACAAGATTTTCTTCGGCAGCACGGCGGAAAAAGTCGTTCGCACGGCCGGATGTCCCGTCTTGACCGTGCCGCTTCCCACATCCGCCCCACGGCAAAAATCAACGCGTTGA
- a CDS encoding pentapeptide repeat-containing protein: protein MKRFSISTVFAGMIILIGLPASWAEAAGSSASTATSLAVPLCKSPYKQKSVPAKMLEALVRSHERWVEYRGNPDAKRMELCQADLSRTILAGASLERADLEGTVLRQAKLSKINLAQASLAGADLTKAVLEDGNLSGADLRRARFTGTNLSRAIGDEAALFDAVLVGAKLREASFERAQLEGADLTSADLTDGNFVEAYFYGATLKGAILVNTDLTGADLRRSVLTNANLHRATLHGALLDHAQLEGARLIEADMESAYLDETNLRDANLKGAILRGADLRYADLQGADLQDADLEGANLEEAALGKADLHSAKLRMAILHHAVLDEANLMDANLNRAVLIGAKGLRINFMNGDLSDIYAPKSSFQFAQFNRTHLESANWVGADLRGANFSHSNMTHANLQDANLQDAIFVSVNLSGARLDSADLRRATFTGANLSSVIGLTQPQLNAACVDERTKLPPGLNRPAPCSSIKKEVR, encoded by the coding sequence ATGAAGCGTTTCTCCATATCGACCGTCTTTGCGGGAATGATCATCCTCATCGGACTCCCCGCCTCATGGGCCGAGGCGGCAGGCTCATCTGCATCCACCGCGACGTCGCTCGCGGTTCCCCTCTGCAAGAGCCCTTACAAACAGAAGTCCGTCCCTGCCAAGATGTTGGAAGCCCTCGTGCGTTCGCACGAACGATGGGTGGAATATCGAGGCAACCCGGATGCCAAGCGGATGGAGCTCTGCCAAGCGGACCTGAGCCGGACAATACTCGCGGGAGCGAGTCTCGAACGGGCCGATCTGGAAGGCACAGTTCTGCGCCAGGCGAAACTGTCCAAGATCAACCTCGCTCAGGCCAGCCTTGCCGGGGCTGACCTCACCAAAGCTGTCCTCGAAGACGGCAATCTCTCTGGTGCCGATCTACGCCGTGCCCGGTTCACTGGAACAAATCTCTCCCGTGCCATCGGCGATGAAGCTGCGCTCTTTGACGCAGTCTTGGTCGGCGCCAAACTACGCGAAGCCTCGTTCGAGCGGGCGCAATTGGAGGGTGCCGATCTCACTTCTGCCGACTTGACCGACGGCAACTTCGTCGAGGCGTATTTTTACGGAGCAACCCTGAAAGGTGCGATCCTGGTAAATACTGATCTGACAGGCGCCGACCTGCGCCGCTCCGTCCTGACCAATGCGAATCTGCATCGAGCTACTCTTCATGGCGCGCTGCTGGACCATGCGCAATTGGAAGGAGCCCGCCTCATCGAAGCCGACATGGAAAGCGCCTATCTGGACGAAACGAATTTGCGTGACGCAAACCTGAAGGGAGCGATTCTTCGCGGCGCAGATCTCCGGTACGCGGACTTGCAGGGGGCAGACCTGCAGGACGCCGACTTGGAAGGAGCCAACCTCGAAGAAGCTGCTCTGGGCAAGGCGGATCTGCACTCGGCGAAACTTCGAATGGCTATTCTCCATCATGCCGTCCTTGATGAGGCCAATCTCATGGACGCGAACCTCAATCGCGCGGTCCTGATCGGGGCCAAGGGATTGCGCATCAACTTCATGAACGGCGATCTAAGCGACATCTACGCTCCGAAATCCTCTTTCCAGTTTGCACAATTCAACAGGACCCATCTGGAATCGGCCAATTGGGTCGGCGCAGATCTTCGCGGGGCGAATTTCAGCCACTCCAACATGACTCACGCCAATCTTCAGGACGCGAATCTGCAAGATGCCATCTTTGTTTCCGTCAATTTGAGTGGTGCTCGACTGGACTCAGCCGACTTGCGTCGCGCGACCTTCACGGGCGCCAACCTCTCGTCCGTCATCGGTCTCACGCAGCCCCAACTCAATGCCGCCTGCGTCGACGAACGGACCAAATTACCGCCTGGTCTCAATCGTCCCGCTCCCTGCAGCTCTATTAAGAAAGAGGTGCGATGA
- a CDS encoding magnesium transporter, whose translation MATAADLMTLNIPRSDRHRTVGDMVAALRDHTWDEVGHIYLVDDQATLVGQVPIERLLQAKEQTYLAELEGSPPIEVFPDDAAETVALRAVERHDADVAVIDNRRRLLGAIPIGRLLALLHEEHVDNFLRMGGVSRMDHLHLSLTAQQTLTAVRSRLPWLMVGLGGGFLASGVASAYETSLKNEVALAFFLPLIVYMADAVGTQTETVLVRRLAYGKVSLWEQLAKESVIGACIGAIVASVASGGLWLWNGHPALAMVVGASLGVTAVVATIMASLLPMGLARLGADPALASGPVATVVQDILSVGIYLMIATALLPL comes from the coding sequence ATGGCGACTGCCGCAGACCTGATGACCCTGAACATTCCCCGAAGCGACAGACACCGCACAGTGGGAGACATGGTCGCGGCGCTTCGAGACCATACATGGGACGAGGTGGGGCATATCTACCTTGTTGATGATCAAGCCACGCTCGTCGGCCAGGTTCCGATCGAGCGACTGCTCCAGGCGAAGGAACAGACCTACCTAGCGGAACTCGAAGGCTCCCCTCCAATCGAAGTCTTTCCTGACGATGCGGCCGAGACAGTCGCGCTGCGCGCGGTCGAACGGCATGACGCCGATGTGGCCGTCATCGACAACCGTCGCCGGTTGTTGGGCGCCATTCCGATCGGAAGGCTCTTGGCCCTGCTGCATGAGGAACATGTGGACAATTTCTTGCGAATGGGCGGCGTAAGCCGAATGGACCATCTCCATTTGTCGCTCACCGCGCAACAGACGCTCACCGCTGTGCGCTCGCGTCTTCCATGGTTGATGGTCGGCCTGGGCGGAGGATTCTTGGCCAGTGGCGTGGCCTCGGCGTACGAAACCTCGCTGAAGAACGAAGTGGCCCTCGCGTTCTTTCTTCCCTTGATCGTGTATATGGCCGATGCCGTCGGCACCCAAACGGAAACGGTCTTAGTGCGTCGGTTGGCCTATGGAAAAGTGTCGTTGTGGGAACAATTAGCGAAAGAATCCGTGATCGGCGCATGCATCGGCGCGATCGTCGCAAGCGTGGCAAGCGGAGGATTGTGGCTCTGGAACGGACATCCGGCCTTGGCGATGGTCGTGGGAGCCTCGCTGGGGGTGACTGCCGTCGTCGCCACCATAATGGCCAGCCTCCTGCCCATGGGATTGGCGCGTCTCGGGGCGGATCCGGCTCTAGCCAGCGGCCCGGTGGCGACCGTTGTGCAAGACATTTTGAGCGTGGGCATTTATCTGATGATTGCGACGGCCTTGCTGCCCCTATGA
- a CDS encoding universal stress protein, with product MKILLAVDGSDNSYEAVRALKYLARAEKLHIVHILDVPSPAYPMMMPEVAQELYETVERNMRDDGTRLLDRIVSLLPLDAGPVMKHLVVGSPVDQIVALAEQQKINLILLGARGLGPVKERLVGSVSHRVLTFGPGAKLILPGPLKALHHILLPLQGSYDADHALSFLQQKPFRHPPTITLFTVLPHTRPPWPVDAVSAEHMETHSLGKAKDFLEDIAAKLKAYGYQTRVATTLGTPVEAILQEAKTLNPDLILAGSRGRRGITRMVLGSVSHALLHQGTYPLMIFG from the coding sequence ATGAAAATCTTGCTCGCAGTCGATGGTTCCGACAACTCGTATGAAGCCGTGCGCGCTTTGAAATACCTGGCTCGTGCCGAGAAACTGCACATCGTGCACATACTCGATGTCCCGAGTCCAGCCTATCCCATGATGATGCCGGAAGTGGCACAAGAACTGTACGAGACGGTTGAGCGCAACATGCGCGATGACGGAACTCGTTTATTGGATCGCATCGTGTCGTTGCTCCCATTGGATGCCGGACCGGTGATGAAGCATTTGGTCGTCGGATCTCCGGTGGATCAGATCGTGGCCTTGGCTGAACAGCAAAAAATAAATCTCATTCTGTTGGGCGCCCGAGGCCTTGGACCGGTCAAAGAACGGCTCGTTGGAAGTGTCTCGCACCGAGTGCTGACATTCGGGCCCGGCGCGAAACTGATTCTTCCCGGCCCCTTGAAAGCGCTTCATCATATCTTGCTTCCCCTGCAAGGGAGCTATGATGCAGACCACGCGCTCTCCTTCCTTCAACAGAAGCCCTTTCGCCATCCCCCCACGATTACGCTGTTCACCGTTCTTCCCCATACCAGGCCACCCTGGCCGGTCGATGCGGTCTCGGCCGAGCACATGGAAACCCATTCCCTCGGCAAAGCGAAGGACTTCCTTGAAGATATAGCCGCCAAGCTCAAAGCATATGGCTACCAAACCCGCGTGGCGACTACGTTAGGCACCCCGGTCGAGGCAATTCTTCAGGAAGCCAAAACCTTGAATCCCGACCTTATTCTCGCGGGATCCCGTGGACGTCGCGGCATCACCCGCATGGTGCTCGGCAGCGTATCCCATGCGTTGTTACACCAAGGGACCTATCCACTCATGATTTTCGGCTGA
- a CDS encoding DEAD/DEAH box helicase yields MSKMPASRRRGGSGPLSETKESLFIPTSASAALVAAFRALTVNDLYTMAPKETVLRGYDYYRQQRLQHYVWGKDGAMLAAQVQGTSLYEVIFSLDEGFLASFCDCPAWDFDWLCKHVLCACFAAKHLLSPETFPLSDRQQAHLAALRIELLGDLAEAGSIKGMVPSWNGGGLSESGYEIVINVGQPYPQLVIHRNGVRLPAGCTPALPPELRPLLNPSWFSSGYGDEPLQRYLLVSKRRFPIVLKIGLESIALDWTPSVTCRSKTEIALAGDDVRIRAVCIADGTALDRIVRIRGFVVDVTGRRLLCLGDESGWASFRALRNGFQGFNADAPGGGPAGTLCAVTLPDGRGHGRWQGLHHEVEFTVSRNEFRSAQIDLLQEQADKILRDLLLRVDGNEAPVHSSDPASGVEEVSYALILAPLPDEAGAPTTAWMLRTECRRSDARFAPSASTFSFIRALEQGRAVSAPLRAQKRKTMLYDLFFALLTVGEAKERDRRIKTALDQTDWARSIRLEAAQWLRHHLSVYAGQDVRLQVDERRWTLRAIDKHREALLYRIPFEVFGLEAFRGMPSYDAMRIDPLVLFQRLPDLLEKLTAAGITLLYEDKPLRPIQWDCTVQVGRQDREGTGIDWFEIRPEIRCDGVVIDETEWRAAVRQGGMIDTGHGLRVLDGQTMERLRAIIGLTGDATEDRKTAQVVHVPRLRILDWLALREQGIPVSLPAEDEAVLARLLGFERIEKPPLPKALHAKVRPYQQDGYAWLAFLYEHRFGACLADDMGLGKTLQTICLLAAIKEGCIKTACGIKGPHLVVVPTSLLFNWEQELARFAPGLTVHVYSGSERTFEAGDGDVVLTTYGLARRDIDSLERTAFHVIVFDEAQAVKNIRADTTGAVRRLKGRFKIALTGTPLENHLGEYFSVMDLCVPGLLGEYDGFKTDLKRIEGRALDQVLRRTRPFILRRTKAEILQDLPPKIEHEVFLELTDRQKALYKQTVDQVRSTIDDAYRTKTSGQAQLIALTAILKLRQVCLSPRLLTKQTDETSPKLGFLVERLQVLRDEGHSALVFSQFTSFLDLVQEACIRHGLPYHRLDGSTAPTLRKARVMAFQTGEQPSVFLLSLKAGGQGLNLTRASYVFHLDPWWNPAVERQASDRAHRIGQRQTVSIVRILMRHSIEEKMVALKQRKLELYDAVMAGVVRGSGQGVLTKADFDFLLSPSG; encoded by the coding sequence ATGAGTAAGATGCCTGCGTCCCGTCGCAGAGGGGGGAGTGGCCCCCTTTCTGAAACGAAGGAGAGCCTCTTCATTCCTACTTCCGCCTCGGCGGCCCTTGTTGCCGCATTCCGCGCCCTTACCGTCAACGATCTCTACACGATGGCCCCTAAAGAGACGGTGCTCAGGGGATATGACTACTACCGGCAGCAACGGCTTCAGCACTATGTCTGGGGTAAGGACGGCGCCATGCTCGCGGCGCAGGTGCAGGGAACCAGCCTGTACGAGGTCATCTTTTCTCTCGACGAGGGGTTTCTCGCTTCGTTCTGTGACTGTCCGGCCTGGGATTTCGATTGGCTGTGCAAACATGTCCTTTGCGCCTGCTTTGCCGCCAAACATCTGCTGTCGCCCGAGACGTTCCCATTGTCCGATCGGCAACAGGCGCACCTGGCCGCGCTCCGAATTGAGCTGCTCGGCGACCTCGCCGAGGCGGGTTCCATCAAGGGGATGGTCCCCTCCTGGAATGGGGGCGGTCTCTCTGAGTCGGGCTATGAAATCGTAATCAACGTCGGCCAGCCGTATCCGCAACTTGTGATCCATCGGAACGGTGTGCGGCTTCCCGCAGGATGCACTCCCGCGTTACCGCCGGAGCTGCGTCCACTCCTGAATCCGTCTTGGTTTTCGTCAGGATATGGGGACGAACCCTTACAGCGCTATCTCCTTGTCTCCAAGCGCCGGTTCCCGATCGTGCTGAAAATCGGCCTGGAATCTATCGCCCTGGACTGGACTCCGTCGGTGACCTGTCGGAGCAAGACAGAGATCGCTCTTGCCGGTGATGATGTGAGGATTCGCGCGGTCTGCATCGCCGACGGAACGGCGCTCGACAGGATCGTTCGCATTCGCGGCTTCGTGGTCGACGTGACCGGCCGCCGCTTGCTCTGCTTGGGGGATGAAAGCGGATGGGCTTCGTTTCGTGCGTTACGCAACGGTTTCCAAGGGTTCAACGCCGATGCCCCTGGGGGCGGACCGGCCGGGACGTTGTGCGCCGTGACCTTACCCGACGGCCGGGGCCATGGGCGATGGCAGGGCCTCCACCATGAAGTGGAGTTCACCGTCTCACGGAACGAGTTCCGGTCCGCGCAGATCGATCTGCTTCAGGAACAGGCCGACAAGATCTTGCGCGATCTTCTGCTGCGCGTGGATGGGAACGAGGCGCCGGTGCATTCTTCTGACCCTGCGTCGGGGGTCGAGGAGGTGTCGTACGCGTTGATTCTGGCGCCGCTCCCGGACGAGGCCGGCGCGCCGACCACCGCATGGATGCTGCGGACGGAATGCCGGCGCAGTGACGCCCGGTTTGCTCCGAGCGCCTCGACCTTTTCCTTCATCCGGGCGTTGGAACAGGGCCGAGCCGTGTCCGCGCCGTTGCGGGCACAGAAGCGCAAGACCATGCTCTATGATCTGTTCTTCGCGTTGCTCACGGTCGGCGAGGCCAAGGAACGAGATCGTCGCATCAAAACGGCGCTGGATCAGACCGATTGGGCGAGAAGCATCCGTCTTGAGGCCGCTCAATGGCTGAGACACCATCTGTCGGTGTACGCCGGTCAAGATGTACGGTTGCAGGTCGACGAGAGGCGGTGGACACTTCGCGCGATCGACAAACACCGCGAAGCATTGCTGTACCGGATTCCATTCGAGGTCTTCGGTCTAGAGGCGTTTCGCGGCATGCCCTCGTACGACGCGATGAGGATCGACCCGCTCGTGCTGTTCCAGCGATTGCCGGATCTTTTGGAAAAGCTGACGGCAGCCGGGATCACATTGCTGTACGAAGACAAGCCGCTCCGGCCCATTCAGTGGGACTGCACTGTCCAAGTCGGGCGTCAGGATCGAGAGGGGACCGGGATCGACTGGTTCGAGATCCGGCCGGAGATTCGCTGCGACGGGGTGGTGATCGACGAGACGGAATGGCGGGCGGCCGTCCGGCAGGGCGGAATGATCGATACCGGGCACGGTCTGCGGGTCTTGGATGGGCAGACCATGGAGCGGCTGCGCGCGATCATCGGCCTCACGGGTGATGCGACGGAGGATCGAAAAACAGCGCAGGTCGTGCATGTGCCTCGGTTACGGATCCTCGATTGGCTGGCGCTGCGCGAGCAGGGCATCCCCGTGTCGCTGCCCGCTGAGGATGAGGCGGTGCTGGCGCGATTGCTGGGGTTCGAGCGGATCGAGAAGCCGCCGTTGCCGAAGGCCCTGCACGCAAAGGTGCGTCCCTACCAGCAGGACGGCTACGCCTGGCTCGCGTTTCTCTACGAGCATCGATTCGGCGCCTGCTTGGCGGACGACATGGGATTAGGCAAGACCCTCCAAACCATCTGCCTGCTGGCCGCCATCAAGGAGGGATGCATCAAGACCGCTTGCGGGATAAAGGGGCCTCATCTGGTCGTCGTCCCGACGAGTCTGCTCTTCAACTGGGAACAGGAGCTCGCGCGCTTCGCGCCCGGTTTGACGGTTCATGTATATAGCGGGAGCGAGCGGACGTTCGAGGCCGGGGACGGCGATGTGGTGCTCACGACCTATGGGTTGGCCCGCCGGGATATCGACAGCTTGGAGCGAACGGCGTTCCATGTGATCGTGTTCGACGAAGCCCAGGCGGTCAAGAACATTCGGGCGGACACGACAGGCGCGGTCCGCCGGCTCAAGGGGCGCTTCAAGATCGCCCTGACCGGCACACCGCTCGAAAACCATCTGGGCGAGTATTTCTCCGTGATGGACCTGTGCGTGCCGGGCCTCTTAGGCGAGTACGATGGCTTCAAAACGGATCTGAAACGTATCGAAGGTCGCGCGCTCGATCAGGTGCTGCGGCGGACGCGGCCCTTTATTCTGCGGCGGACCAAGGCCGAGATCCTTCAGGACCTGCCGCCGAAAATCGAACATGAAGTGTTTCTTGAGTTGACCGATCGGCAAAAGGCGCTCTACAAACAGACCGTCGATCAGGTTCGCTCAACGATCGACGACGCCTATCGCACCAAGACCTCCGGGCAGGCGCAGCTCATCGCGCTCACGGCCATCCTCAAGCTGCGGCAGGTCTGTCTTTCGCCACGCCTCCTTACGAAGCAAACCGATGAGACCTCCCCCAAGCTCGGCTTCCTGGTGGAGCGGCTCCAGGTCTTGCGCGATGAGGGGCACAGCGCCCTGGTATTCTCGCAATTCACCAGCTTTCTGGACCTCGTGCAGGAAGCATGCATCCGCCATGGGTTGCCGTACCATCGCTTGGATGGGTCCACGGCACCGACTCTGCGCAAGGCCCGCGTGATGGCGTTTCAGACCGGTGAACAGCCGAGCGTGTTTCTCTTGAGTCTCAAGGCGGGAGGGCAGGGGCTGAATCTTACCCGAGCGAGCTATGTCTTTCATCTGGACCCCTGGTGGAATCCGGCGGTGGAGCGTCAAGCGTCGGACCGCGCGCATCGCATCGGGCAACGGCAGACGGTCTCGATCGTGCGGATTCTCATGCGCCACAGTATCGAGGAGAAAATGGTGGCGCTCAAACAGCGCAAGCTCGAGTTGTATGATGCGGTCATGGCCGGCGTGGTGCGGGGTTCCGGACAAGGCGTCCTGACGAAAGCCGACTTCGATTTCCTGCTCTCGCCGAGTGGGTGA
- a CDS encoding FmdB family zinc ribbon protein: MPMYDYKCLDCGKESLIVVTLKEHAAGEVACPGCGSKKLQQLFSPFIARTTKKS, from the coding sequence ATGCCGATGTATGACTATAAGTGTCTCGATTGCGGGAAGGAATCATTGATCGTGGTAACATTGAAAGAGCATGCTGCAGGCGAGGTCGCTTGTCCTGGATGCGGAAGCAAGAAACTGCAGCAACTGTTCAGCCCATTCATCGCTCGCACCACGAAGAAGAGTTAG
- a CDS encoding DUF2934 domain-containing protein encodes MRTRKTTTGKAKGRVAPKIGRAAKPIERPDGMWERISQKAYELWERRGRQEGNAFRDWLDAEAIVMEEIHEARE; translated from the coding sequence ATGCGAACGCGAAAAACAACAACCGGTAAAGCGAAAGGCCGAGTCGCCCCCAAGATCGGTCGAGCCGCGAAACCCATTGAACGACCGGACGGCATGTGGGAACGGATCTCGCAGAAAGCGTATGAATTGTGGGAACGGCGCGGCCGTCAAGAGGGCAACGCGTTTCGAGACTGGCTTGATGCCGAGGCAATCGTCATGGAAGAAATACATGAAGCTCGCGAGTGA
- a CDS encoding cupredoxin domain-containing protein, translating to MRGNQVRWRSVGMVLSMTCLAWIYGATLLAQSEQTVEVTIKDFRFVTKQSSLRLGFPTVIKVRNEDAERHDFSSTMFEGIPTQIEKDGVIVYGRGVGGVFLDPKRDATIRFDMTRPGRHVFRCSIHPTMSGELLLLNAEAV from the coding sequence ATGAGAGGAAATCAGGTTCGGTGGCGGAGCGTGGGGATGGTTCTATCCATGACGTGTCTGGCCTGGATCTATGGCGCAACCCTGCTGGCGCAATCGGAACAAACGGTGGAGGTGACGATCAAGGATTTTCGTTTCGTGACGAAGCAAAGCTCGTTGCGCTTGGGGTTTCCCACGGTCATCAAGGTGCGGAATGAAGACGCGGAGCGACATGATTTCAGCTCGACCATGTTCGAAGGGATTCCGACGCAGATTGAAAAAGACGGGGTGATCGTGTATGGACGCGGGGTGGGGGGTGTCTTTCTCGATCCGAAACGGGACGCCACGATCCGATTCGACATGACGCGACCAGGCAGGCACGTCTTTCGATGCTCGATTCACCCGACGATGAGCGGAGAGTTGCTTCTATTGAACGCAGAGGCGGTGTGA
- a CDS encoding c-type cytochrome: protein MLKKSASGVLASFRASTYPRGYASALLSLRPCWTNFLNTLCVFLAPISLALLSPIYAQDYPPDRTRGKAVYERDCQSCHGPSGRGEGPAAASLKVPPTDFQRFRSFLKSDEELLRTIEHGVVFSPMHSWRGQLTDGEMQDAVAYIRLLSQQGQQSVH, encoded by the coding sequence GTGTTGAAAAAGTCCGCCAGCGGCGTTCTCGCATCGTTCAGAGCCTCAACGTACCCCAGAGGGTACGCCTCGGCCCTTCTCTCGCTGCGGCCTTGCTGGACGAACTTTTTGAACACGCTGTGCGTTTTTCTCGCTCCAATTAGCTTGGCGCTGCTGTCCCCCATATACGCCCAGGACTATCCTCCAGACCGTACGCGCGGGAAAGCCGTGTACGAGCGGGATTGTCAAAGCTGCCATGGACCGAGCGGTCGAGGCGAGGGACCTGCCGCCGCTTCCTTGAAAGTGCCACCGACCGATTTTCAGCGCTTTCGGTCGTTCCTGAAATCCGATGAAGAGTTGCTGCGAACCATCGAACATGGTGTGGTCTTCAGCCCGATGCATTCCTGGCGCGGCCAGCTCACCGACGGAGAAATGCAAGACGCCGTGGCGTACATTCGCCTTCTGTCGCAACAAGGGCAACAATCGGTCCACTAA
- a CDS encoding Fic family protein — translation MNISEFKAGEPEQQYEYRSFLPTSINREWIVSNPEILTLLEEANRRIGELNAFSQLIPDVDFFIRMHITKEATTSSRIEGTQTNIEEALVGKLDVDPEKRDDWQEVHNYIEAINFAIEELSRIPLSNRLLRETHAMLLRSVRGKHKQPGEFRTSQNWIGVSLKHATFIPPHHQHVPDLMSDLEKFMHNDQIHVPHLIKVALIHYQFETIHPFLDGNGRLGRLLIVLYLVGFNLLQKPALYLSDFFERHKGEYYDQLMAVRTTHKLEPWLRFFLFGMRETTALSIQVFKDILALKERIERKHMPTFHARRQINAQTLMLSLYRSPVTTIKMVTGLIKAETNTAAALIDDFVKLGILKEFTGQRRNRLFIFDDYVRLFRR, via the coding sequence ATGAATATCAGTGAATTCAAAGCAGGAGAGCCCGAACAACAATACGAATACCGGAGCTTTTTACCCACTTCGATTAACCGGGAATGGATCGTGTCCAATCCGGAAATCCTCACTCTCCTAGAAGAGGCTAATCGTCGGATTGGAGAGTTGAACGCGTTTTCTCAGCTCATCCCGGACGTCGATTTCTTCATCCGAATGCACATCACCAAGGAGGCCACCACCTCCAGCCGCATAGAGGGCACGCAAACGAATATTGAAGAGGCATTGGTCGGCAAACTCGATGTTGATCCGGAAAAACGAGATGACTGGCAGGAGGTACACAACTACATCGAAGCGATCAATTTTGCCATCGAAGAGTTGAGCCGTATTCCCCTATCCAACCGTCTCTTGCGGGAGACCCATGCGATGTTATTACGAAGTGTGCGCGGGAAGCACAAACAGCCTGGAGAATTTCGCACCAGCCAAAACTGGATCGGCGTCAGTCTCAAGCACGCCACATTTATCCCCCCCCACCACCAACATGTGCCAGACCTCATGAGCGATCTCGAAAAGTTCATGCATAACGACCAAATTCATGTTCCGCACTTGATCAAAGTTGCGCTCATACATTACCAGTTCGAGACTATCCATCCATTTCTTGACGGAAATGGGAGACTGGGCCGCCTGCTCATCGTGCTCTATCTCGTCGGTTTCAACCTTCTGCAGAAACCCGCACTGTATCTCTCCGATTTCTTTGAGCGTCACAAGGGCGAGTATTACGATCAACTGATGGCTGTCCGAACGACACACAAGTTAGAACCGTGGCTGCGGTTCTTTCTATTTGGCATGCGAGAGACGACCGCCCTCTCCATCCAAGTGTTCAAGGATATTCTGGCGCTGAAAGAACGCATCGAACGCAAGCACATGCCAACGTTCCATGCTCGCCGCCAGATCAATGCACAGACACTCATGCTATCGCTCTACAGGTCTCCAGTGACCACCATTAAGATGGTGACTGGCCTCATCAAAGCCGAAACCAACACCGCCGCCGCGCTCATCGACGACTTCGTCAAGCTCGGAATTTTGAAAGAGTTCACCGGTCAGAGACGTAACCGCCTCTTTATCTTCGACGACTATGTGCGGCTGTTCAGACGGTAA